A stretch of Flavobacterium sp. N2270 DNA encodes these proteins:
- a CDS encoding aldehyde dehydrogenase family protein: protein MSTIAQQFGMQEALAQLGVKAINEGTSTGSEWFSNGELIESYSPVDGQLIGKVKATTAADYERVMQSATAAFKTFRAMPAPQRGEIVRQFGNKLRELKEPLGKLVSYEMGKSLQEGYGEVQEMIDICDFAVGLSRQLNGQTIPSERPGHVMREQWHSIGVVGIISAFNFPVAVWAWNTALAWICGDVCVWKASEKAPLCSVACQNIIADILKANNLPEGISCIINGDYKVGEMMTTDTRIPLISATGSTRMGRIVGKTVAERFGKSLLELGGNNAIIITPTADLKVVVPGAVFGAVGTAGQRCTSTRRLIIHESVYDKVRDAIVGAYGQLTIGNPLDQKNHIGPLIDKDSVNTYLAAIEAAKAEGGKVLVEGGVLSGEGYESGCYVKPAIIEAENHFKIVQHETFAPVLYLMKYSGDVENAIEIQNGVAQGLSSAIMTNEMKEAEKFLSFAGSDCGIANVNIGTSGAEIGGAFGGEKETGGGRESGSDAWKVYMRRQTNTVNYSDQLPLAQGIKFDL, encoded by the coding sequence ATGTCAACAATAGCACAACAATTTGGAATGCAAGAAGCTTTAGCGCAATTAGGTGTAAAAGCAATAAATGAAGGAACTTCTACAGGAAGCGAGTGGTTTTCTAACGGAGAATTAATAGAAAGTTATTCACCAGTTGATGGTCAATTAATAGGAAAAGTAAAAGCGACTACTGCTGCAGATTATGAAAGAGTAATGCAGAGTGCAACAGCTGCATTTAAAACTTTTAGAGCAATGCCAGCTCCGCAAAGAGGAGAAATTGTTCGTCAATTTGGAAACAAATTAAGAGAATTAAAAGAACCTCTTGGAAAATTAGTTTCTTATGAAATGGGAAAATCTTTACAAGAAGGTTATGGAGAAGTTCAAGAAATGATTGACATCTGTGATTTTGCAGTAGGTTTATCTCGTCAATTAAACGGACAAACGATTCCTTCTGAGCGTCCTGGTCACGTAATGAGAGAACAATGGCATTCAATAGGAGTTGTTGGAATTATTTCAGCGTTTAACTTTCCAGTTGCTGTTTGGGCTTGGAATACTGCTTTAGCATGGATTTGTGGAGATGTTTGTGTGTGGAAAGCGTCGGAAAAAGCACCTTTATGTTCAGTAGCATGTCAAAATATAATTGCTGATATTTTAAAAGCAAATAATTTACCTGAAGGTATTTCTTGTATCATAAACGGAGATTATAAAGTAGGTGAAATGATGACTACTGATACACGTATTCCATTAATTTCTGCTACAGGTTCTACTAGAATGGGAAGAATTGTTGGTAAAACAGTTGCTGAGCGTTTTGGTAAATCGTTATTAGAATTAGGAGGAAACAATGCAATTATCATTACTCCAACTGCCGACTTAAAAGTAGTTGTTCCTGGTGCAGTATTTGGCGCTGTAGGAACTGCAGGACAAAGATGTACTTCTACAAGAAGATTAATCATTCACGAATCGGTTTACGATAAAGTAAGAGATGCAATCGTTGGTGCTTATGGGCAATTGACTATTGGAAATCCATTAGATCAAAAAAATCATATTGGACCGCTTATCGATAAAGATTCTGTAAATACTTATTTAGCGGCAATTGAAGCAGCTAAAGCAGAAGGTGGAAAAGTATTAGTTGAAGGAGGCGTTCTTTCTGGAGAAGGATACGAATCGGGTTGTTATGTAAAACCAGCTATTATTGAAGCTGAAAACCATTTCAAAATTGTACAACATGAAACCTTTGCTCCTGTTTTATACTTAATGAAGTATTCTGGAGATGTAGAGAACGCAATTGAAATTCAAAACGGAGTAGCACAAGGTTTATCTTCGGCTATTATGACAAACGAAATGAAAGAAGCAGAGAAATTCTTATCATTTGCAGGTTCAGATTGTGGAATTGCTAACGTAAACATCGGAACTTCTGGTGCTGAAATTGGTGGAGCATTTGGTGGTGAAAAAGAAACTGGTGGTGGACGTGAGTCTGGCTCTGATGCTTGGAAAGTATACATGAGAAGACAAACCAATACCGTTAACTATTCTGATCAATTACCTTTAGCACAAGGAATTAAGTTTGATTTGTAA
- a CDS encoding 3-hydroxyanthranilate 3,4-dioxygenase, with the protein MEIAKPFNLTKWIEDNRHLLKPPVGNKNLYINSGDYIVMIVAGPNARKDYHYNETEELFYQLEGNITVYVQENGEKKAMRLGAGDMFLLPAKVPHSPVREENSIGLVVERKREGQEIPDGLLWFCDNCNEKLHEVYFELNDIEKDFLSHFKHFYGSKELRTCKKCGTTMETDERFVSKES; encoded by the coding sequence ATGGAAATAGCAAAACCGTTTAATTTAACTAAGTGGATTGAAGACAATAGACACCTTCTAAAACCACCAGTGGGTAACAAAAATTTATATATAAACTCTGGAGATTATATTGTTATGATTGTTGCAGGACCAAATGCAAGAAAAGATTATCATTATAATGAAACGGAAGAACTGTTTTACCAATTAGAAGGTAATATAACGGTTTATGTACAAGAAAACGGTGAGAAAAAAGCAATGCGTTTAGGTGCTGGCGATATGTTTTTATTACCTGCTAAAGTGCCACATTCACCTGTTAGAGAAGAAAATTCAATTGGGTTAGTAGTTGAAAGAAAACGTGAAGGACAAGAAATCCCTGATGGTTTGCTTTGGTTTTGTGATAATTGTAATGAAAAATTACATGAGGTTTATTTCGAGTTAAATGATATCGAAAAAGATTTTCTGTCTCATTTCAAGCATTTTTACGGCTCTAAAGAGTTAAGAACCTGTAAAAAGTGTGGAACAACTATGGAAACTGACGAAAGATTTGTTTCTAAAGAATCTTAG
- a CDS encoding endonuclease/exonuclease/phosphatase family protein, whose product MKIRQLFAAVFILFTLSNVFSQEKKFKIHTVAFYNLENLFDTINDPKTYDEEYTPVNGWTSKNYKKKLDNLARVINEIGTGDNPLNSPVVIGVCEIENRGVLEDLVKHPKLAARGYSIIHFDSPDKRGIDVGLLYQGKYFTPTSYTNVPLYIYSDDSKNGKKPKKEEEEETDDKGSVDSKTKRIYTRDQLLVTGILDGEEVSFIVNHWPSRSGGEKKSSPNREAAGRLNRKIIDSLYKINPNAKIITMGDLNDGPYNKSVKKEVGAKASKEEVKQFGIYNPMEKMSQDGIGTLAYRDSWDLFDQMLLSEPYIRKDFSTWTFWKAGVYNKPFLIQKEGPWKGYPLRNSNGVPGFSDHFPVYLYLAKEVK is encoded by the coding sequence ATGAAAATTAGACAATTATTTGCTGCAGTATTTATTCTTTTTACATTGAGTAATGTTTTTTCTCAAGAGAAAAAGTTTAAAATTCACACCGTTGCATTTTATAATTTGGAAAATTTATTTGACACTATAAATGATCCTAAAACGTATGATGAAGAATATACCCCTGTAAATGGATGGACATCTAAAAACTACAAAAAGAAGTTGGATAACTTGGCAAGAGTTATAAATGAAATAGGAACAGGCGACAACCCTCTAAACTCTCCGGTTGTTATTGGAGTTTGTGAAATAGAAAATAGAGGAGTTTTAGAAGACTTGGTTAAACATCCAAAATTAGCAGCAAGAGGTTATAGTATTATACATTTTGATTCTCCTGATAAAAGAGGAATTGATGTAGGTTTATTATATCAAGGAAAGTATTTTACACCTACTAGTTATACAAATGTTCCGTTATACATTTATTCAGATGATTCTAAAAATGGAAAGAAACCTAAAAAAGAGGAAGAAGAGGAAACTGACGACAAAGGTTCTGTAGACTCTAAAACAAAAAGAATTTATACCCGTGACCAATTATTAGTTACTGGTATTTTAGACGGTGAGGAAGTTAGTTTTATTGTAAATCACTGGCCATCTCGTTCTGGAGGTGAAAAGAAAAGTAGTCCAAATAGAGAAGCAGCTGGAAGGTTAAATAGAAAAATTATTGATTCTTTATATAAAATTAACCCTAATGCTAAAATTATAACAATGGGAGATTTAAATGACGGTCCTTATAATAAGAGTGTTAAAAAAGAGGTTGGTGCAAAAGCATCTAAAGAAGAAGTAAAGCAATTTGGAATTTATAATCCAATGGAAAAAATGTCGCAAGACGGTATAGGAACTTTAGCTTATCGTGATTCTTGGGATTTATTTGACCAAATGTTATTATCAGAGCCTTACATTAGAAAAGATTTTAGTACATGGACATTCTGGAAAGCAGGAGTTTACAACAAACCTTTTTTAATTCAAAAAGAGGGTCCTTGGAAAGGTTATCCATTAAGAAACTCAAATGGAGTTCCAGGTTTTAGTGATCACTTCCCAGTTTATTTATATTTAGCAAAAGAAGTAAAATAA
- a CDS encoding TonB-dependent receptor, whose amino-acid sequence MKKLVLSTLFVLQALFVFAQENPALTGKVIDGKSQNALQNVVVTIQSTNQSVLTNSEGNFVFQELPHGEQILNVRYSGYITQTLLLELTKGETLELGNVVLEEDVTSEQQLSLVTITENDLGDDNSGSESTSGLLQASRDTYQQAAAFNWGQARFRIRGLDNAYGKTMINGISMNKLYDGRPQWSNWGGLNDATRNQEFTMGSGPSDFTFGGALGTQEINTRASHYRKGSRVTFSGTNTNYSWRAMATHVSGLDDKGWAFVVSASRRWADEGHFEGTDYSANSMFASVEKKFNDKHSLNFTSIYAENSRGKSSPNTQEVTDLMGYKYNSYWGWQDGKKRNSRDKDIAEPVNMLSHYWKISEKTTLNTNVAYQFGTIGNSRIDFQTANNPDPTYYRNLPSYYSNLGGYTQAQLDDVANIFRSNSQIDWNAMYIANQNSVNPGQSVYVLYEDRTDDKLWSANSIINSSLSDNITLNASANFKRLKSHNHQNLLDLMGGTYFSDIDPFFTGDATQSDLNNPDRIVGEGDTYGYNYNLFATTFDGFTQFKFSYSKVDFYLAQTFSRTEYKREGLYRNGIYANNSYGDSDSKIFENFGFKGGLTYKISGRHLLDFNAMYMTQAPTLRNSFSNARLNNNYTPGLESEAITSADASYIIRTPKLKARLSGFYTKIQNTTEISFYYGEGIGDVNTSTGAADDSFISEIVTGLDKQSMGAELGLEYQITSTIKATGAASFGQYIYSSNANLITNDDGRAAIGLDPIKDFGTAYLKDYHQPGMPQQAYSFGLEYRDPHYWWVSANANYLAGSYLDVSSILRTDNFTIDPATGISYPGADETTVRELLKQEKFDDFMLFNLVGGKSWRISSKNRNTFGFFASINNLLDIEYKTGGFEQSRKATYTDLVADQANGTPAFGPKYFYGYGRTYFVNFYINF is encoded by the coding sequence ATGAAAAAACTTGTTTTAAGTACATTATTTGTATTGCAAGCTCTTTTTGTTTTTGCACAAGAAAACCCAGCTTTAACAGGAAAAGTAATTGATGGTAAATCACAAAATGCACTACAAAATGTTGTAGTAACAATTCAAAGTACAAATCAATCTGTATTAACCAACTCAGAAGGAAATTTTGTTTTTCAAGAATTACCTCATGGAGAACAAATTCTTAATGTTCGTTACTCTGGTTACATTACGCAGACTTTACTTTTAGAATTAACTAAAGGAGAAACTTTAGAACTAGGAAATGTTGTTCTAGAAGAAGATGTAACTAGTGAACAACAATTAAGTTTAGTTACTATTACAGAAAACGATTTAGGAGACGATAACTCAGGTTCTGAAAGTACTTCTGGGTTATTACAAGCCTCAAGAGACACTTATCAACAAGCTGCTGCTTTTAACTGGGGGCAAGCTCGTTTTAGAATTAGAGGTTTAGATAATGCTTACGGAAAAACTATGATTAATGGTATTTCTATGAATAAGCTTTATGATGGAAGACCACAATGGAGTAACTGGGGAGGTTTAAATGATGCAACAAGAAACCAAGAGTTTACAATGGGTTCTGGACCATCAGACTTTACTTTTGGAGGAGCTTTAGGTACACAAGAAATAAACACAAGAGCTTCTCACTATAGAAAAGGTTCTAGAGTTACTTTCTCTGGAACAAACACAAACTATAGTTGGAGAGCAATGGCAACTCATGTATCTGGTTTAGATGATAAAGGATGGGCATTTGTGGTTTCTGCTTCAAGAAGATGGGCAGATGAAGGACATTTTGAAGGAACAGATTATAGTGCTAACTCAATGTTTGCAAGTGTTGAGAAAAAATTCAACGATAAACACAGTTTAAACTTTACTTCAATTTATGCAGAAAATAGTAGAGGAAAATCTTCTCCAAACACTCAAGAAGTAACAGACTTAATGGGGTACAAGTACAATTCATACTGGGGTTGGCAAGATGGTAAAAAAAGAAATTCAAGAGATAAAGATATTGCTGAGCCAGTAAACATGTTATCTCATTATTGGAAAATAAGTGAAAAAACTACTTTAAATACTAATGTTGCATATCAATTTGGAACGATAGGTAATTCAAGAATTGACTTTCAAACAGCAAATAACCCTGATCCTACATACTATAGAAACCTTCCTAGTTACTACAGTAATTTAGGTGGATATACTCAAGCACAACTAGATGATGTGGCGAACATTTTTAGATCTAATTCACAAATAGACTGGAATGCAATGTATATTGCAAACCAAAACAGCGTAAACCCAGGTCAAAGTGTTTATGTTTTATATGAAGATAGAACTGATGATAAATTATGGAGTGCAAACTCTATCATAAATTCAAGTTTATCTGACAACATTACTTTAAATGCTTCTGCTAATTTTAAAAGATTAAAATCACACAATCATCAAAATCTTTTGGATTTAATGGGAGGAACTTATTTTTCAGATATTGACCCTTTCTTTACAGGAGATGCAACTCAATCTGACTTAAACAATCCCGACAGAATTGTTGGTGAAGGTGACACTTATGGTTATAATTACAACCTATTTGCTACTACTTTTGATGGTTTTACTCAATTTAAATTTTCATACAGTAAAGTAGATTTCTATTTAGCGCAAACATTCTCTAGAACAGAATACAAAAGAGAAGGTTTATACAGAAACGGAATTTACGCTAACAACTCTTATGGAGACAGTGATTCGAAAATTTTTGAAAACTTTGGTTTCAAAGGAGGTTTAACATATAAGATTTCTGGTCGTCATTTATTAGATTTCAATGCAATGTATATGACACAAGCGCCAACATTAAGAAACTCTTTTTCTAATGCACGTTTAAATAACAATTACACACCGGGCTTAGAGAGTGAAGCAATTACTAGTGCTGATGCCAGTTATATCATTAGAACACCAAAATTAAAAGCTCGTCTTTCTGGATTCTATACTAAAATTCAAAACACAACTGAGATTTCATTCTATTATGGAGAAGGTATTGGTGATGTAAACACTTCAACTGGAGCTGCAGATGATTCTTTTATTAGTGAAATTGTTACCGGTTTAGACAAGCAATCTATGGGTGCTGAATTAGGATTAGAATACCAAATTACTTCTACAATAAAAGCAACGGGTGCTGCTTCATTTGGACAATATATTTATTCTAGTAATGCAAACCTAATAACAAATGACGATGGTAGAGCTGCGATAGGTTTAGATCCTATCAAAGATTTTGGAACAGCTTACTTAAAAGATTACCACCAACCTGGAATGCCTCAACAAGCATATTCATTTGGTTTAGAATATAGAGATCCTCATTACTGGTGGGTAAGTGCAAACGCAAATTACTTAGCTGGTAGTTATTTAGATGTTTCTAGTATTTTAAGAACAGATAACTTTACAATAGACCCTGCAACAGGAATTTCTTATCCAGGTGCTGATGAAACAACTGTAAGAGAGTTATTAAAACAAGAGAAGTTTGATGACTTTATGTTGTTTAATTTAGTGGGAGGAAAATCATGGAGAATTAGCTCTAAAAACAGAAACACTTTTGGTTTCTTTGCTTCTATAAACAACTTATTAGATATTGAATATAAAACGGGTGGTTTTGAGCAATCAAGAAAAGCTACTTATACAGATTTAGTAGCTGACCAAGCTAATGGAACTCCTGCATTTGGACCAAAATATTTCTACGGATACGGAAGAACATATTTTGTAAACTTCTATATTAATTTCTAA
- a CDS encoding DUF5689 domain-containing protein translates to MKIKKAMKNLKLILTTAVFATFFSCVNGDDYGTPADNCTDLVANVTVQSIASAATSTAVSYGSNDDIIEAYVTSSDQGGNFYKSISFSSIDGTVGFSVPVDNYNLYTKYEPGRKVFIKMQDRFFNTQNNSTVIGSDYAGGVGRISGVEYQSIITRSCTKVNEDDIVKHLTITQAKNNQYLNMLIEFDAVQFSDASTGKMYFDETVNNLGGATNHLITDVDGNTIIVRVSEYASFATNIIPNKNGKIRGVLTKYGSDYQFMVRTLNDVKLTNNRVVPLFEETFSNNYASWTKFSVSGTPAWVLDTQYGNPGNCAKMSGYASSGQTANEDWLISPSIDLSSVSSATLTFQTASKFAGNVLEAKISTNYSGSGNPTSATWTNLTATYDTNTGSYIWTNSGNIDLSAYTGGSVYIGFKYTCTASAASTWEVDNVKIQ, encoded by the coding sequence ATGAAAATTAAGAAAGCTATGAAAAATTTAAAATTAATTTTAACAACTGCTGTTTTTGCAACTTTTTTTAGTTGTGTAAACGGTGACGATTATGGAACTCCAGCTGATAATTGTACTGACTTGGTTGCTAATGTAACTGTACAAAGTATAGCTTCTGCTGCAACTAGTACTGCTGTATCTTATGGGTCTAATGACGACATTATTGAGGCTTATGTAACTTCAAGTGATCAAGGTGGAAACTTTTATAAATCTATTTCTTTTTCATCTATAGATGGTACGGTTGGTTTCAGTGTACCTGTAGATAACTACAATTTATATACTAAATACGAACCAGGAAGAAAAGTATTTATTAAAATGCAAGATAGATTTTTTAACACTCAAAATAATAGCACTGTTATAGGTTCTGATTATGCTGGTGGTGTAGGAAGAATTTCTGGTGTAGAGTATCAAAGTATTATTACACGTTCTTGTACAAAAGTTAATGAAGATGATATCGTTAAACATTTAACAATTACACAAGCAAAAAATAATCAGTATTTAAATATGCTAATTGAATTTGATGCTGTACAGTTTTCAGATGCTTCTACAGGTAAAATGTATTTTGATGAAACAGTTAATAATTTAGGTGGAGCAACAAATCACCTTATTACTGATGTAGATGGAAATACCATTATTGTTAGAGTAAGTGAATATGCCTCTTTTGCAACAAATATAATTCCTAATAAAAATGGTAAAATTAGAGGTGTTTTAACAAAATACGGTAGTGATTACCAATTCATGGTTAGAACTTTAAACGATGTTAAATTAACAAATAATAGAGTTGTACCTTTATTTGAAGAGACTTTCTCTAACAACTATGCAAGTTGGACTAAGTTTAGTGTTTCTGGAACTCCTGCGTGGGTTTTAGATACTCAATATGGTAACCCAGGAAATTGCGCTAAAATGTCAGGATATGCTTCTTCAGGACAAACAGCTAATGAAGATTGGTTAATTTCTCCTAGCATTGACTTAAGTTCTGTTTCTTCTGCTACATTAACATTCCAAACTGCATCAAAATTTGCTGGAAATGTATTAGAGGCTAAAATTTCTACAAACTATAGTGGATCAGGTAATCCTACATCTGCTACTTGGACTAATTTAACAGCTACTTATGACACTAATACAGGAAGTTATATTTGGACTAATTCAGGTAATATAGACCTTTCTGCGTATACAGGTGGAAGTGTTTATATTGGATTCAAATATACTTGTACAGCAAGTGCCGCAAGTACTTGGGAAGTAGACAATGTAAAAATTCAATAA
- the hflX gene encoding GTPase HflX yields the protein MLEKIEHNFEKTVIVGIVTQNQDEEKLKEYLDELEFLTYTAGGEVIKRFSQKMEKPNPKTFVGTGKIDEINHYVIDNAISTVIFDDELTPSQQKNISKIIDCKILDRTNLILDIFAQRAETSYARTQVELAQCQYLLPRLSGMWTHLERQKGGIGMRGPGETEIETDRRIVRDRISLLKDKIKAIDKQMATQRGNRGAMVRVALVGYTNVGKSTLMNAIGKSNVFVENKLFATLDTTVRKTVIRNLPFLLSDTVGFIRKLPTQLVDSFKSTLDEVREADLLLHVVDISHPEFEDHIASVNSILKDIKADDKPIIMVFNKIDAYKPVYLAEDDLMTEREPKHYSLEEWKNTWMHNVGESNALFISATNKENFEVFREKVYDAVRDVHITRFPYNNFLYPEYKDTVEETED from the coding sequence ATGTTAGAAAAAATAGAACACAATTTTGAAAAGACTGTAATTGTAGGTATAGTTACTCAAAACCAAGATGAAGAAAAATTAAAAGAATATTTAGATGAACTTGAGTTTTTAACCTATACTGCTGGTGGTGAAGTAATTAAGCGTTTTTCACAAAAAATGGAAAAACCAAACCCAAAAACTTTTGTTGGTACAGGGAAAATTGATGAAATAAATCATTATGTAATTGATAATGCTATTTCAACAGTTATATTTGATGATGAGTTAACACCATCTCAACAAAAAAATATTTCTAAGATTATCGATTGTAAAATATTAGATAGAACAAACCTTATCTTAGATATATTTGCCCAACGTGCAGAAACTTCTTATGCTCGCACACAAGTTGAGCTAGCGCAATGCCAATACTTACTGCCAAGATTATCAGGAATGTGGACGCATCTTGAACGTCAAAAAGGAGGAATTGGAATGCGCGGTCCTGGTGAAACCGAAATTGAAACGGACAGACGTATTGTAAGAGATAGAATTTCGCTATTAAAAGACAAAATTAAAGCAATTGATAAACAAATGGCTACACAACGTGGAAATCGAGGCGCAATGGTTCGTGTTGCTCTTGTGGGTTATACAAATGTTGGAAAATCAACTTTAATGAATGCTATTGGGAAAAGTAATGTTTTTGTTGAAAATAAATTATTTGCAACATTAGATACTACAGTTCGCAAAACCGTAATACGAAATTTACCATTTCTTTTAAGCGACACAGTTGGTTTTATAAGAAAACTACCAACTCAACTAGTTGACTCGTTTAAAAGCACCTTAGATGAAGTTAGAGAGGCTGATTTATTGTTGCATGTAGTAGATATTTCTCATCCAGAATTTGAAGATCATATTGCATCGGTAAATTCAATTTTAAAAGATATAAAAGCGGATGATAAACCGATAATAATGGTTTTTAATAAAATTGATGCCTATAAACCAGTATACTTAGCTGAAGACGATCTAATGACAGAAAGAGAACCCAAACATTATTCACTAGAGGAATGGAAAAATACTTGGATGCATAATGTTGGCGAAAGCAATGCGTTGTTTATATCTGCAACCAATAAAGAAAACTTTGAGGTCTTTAGAGAAAAAGTATATGATGCTGTAAGAGATGTTCATATTACACGTTTTCCTTATAACAATTTCTTATACCCAGAATATAAAGATACTGTAGAAGAAACAGAAGATTAA
- a CDS encoding DUF3078 domain-containing protein, whose amino-acid sequence MKKLVLAFLFVSTSIFAQTTEGELINVTSGAETKVKDTTNMGWKRGGNFVFLFNQSAFNNEWLGGGTSNMAGNIGVNYDFNYKTPTLIWDNKIIVAYGLTKLKGQETTKSDDRIEFTSLLGKKAKGYWFYSAFLNFKTQMDSGFDAATGTKISHFFSPAYLQAGPGMLWKKSDNLKINIAPATSRLIFVHDHFTQFGSAFGVEQGETTRYEFGAALNAYYKFSIMDNVTMENIANLYSNYLDNPGNVDIDYQMNLVMKINKYLSTNVSFQAIYDDNAIGAFQIREVFGLGVNVTF is encoded by the coding sequence ATGAAAAAATTAGTACTTGCATTTTTATTTGTATCAACAAGTATTTTTGCACAAACTACAGAAGGAGAATTAATTAATGTAACTTCTGGTGCAGAAACTAAAGTAAAGGACACAACTAACATGGGTTGGAAAAGAGGAGGAAATTTTGTTTTTCTTTTCAATCAATCGGCATTTAATAATGAATGGTTAGGTGGAGGAACATCTAATATGGCTGGAAATATTGGTGTTAATTATGATTTCAATTATAAAACACCAACCTTAATTTGGGACAATAAAATTATTGTTGCTTATGGTCTTACTAAATTAAAAGGTCAGGAAACTACAAAATCTGATGATAGAATTGAGTTTACTTCTTTATTGGGTAAAAAAGCGAAAGGATACTGGTTTTATTCGGCTTTCTTAAACTTTAAAACACAAATGGATTCTGGTTTTGATGCTGCTACAGGAACAAAAATCTCTCATTTCTTTTCTCCTGCTTATTTACAAGCTGGTCCAGGTATGTTGTGGAAAAAAAGTGACAATTTAAAAATAAATATTGCACCTGCAACTTCTCGTTTAATTTTTGTACATGACCACTTTACACAATTTGGTTCTGCATTTGGTGTAGAACAAGGCGAAACTACAAGATATGAATTTGGAGCTGCTTTAAATGCGTATTATAAGTTTTCGATTATGGACAATGTAACTATGGAAAACATAGCGAACTTATATTCTAATTATTTAGATAACCCAGGAAATGTTGATATTGATTATCAAATGAACTTAGTTATGAAAATTAATAAATATCTTTCTACTAATGTTTCTTTTCAAGCAATTTATGATGACAATGCAATTGGAGCATTCCAAATTAGAGAAGTATTTGGTTTAGGTGTAAACGTTACATTTTAA
- a CDS encoding DUF2480 family protein, whose amino-acid sequence MDEIINKVANSKLMVFDLEDYFPKEQVLSLDISQFLFEGFILKEKEFRDQLKNFNWSQFKNKYVAIYCSTDAILPAWAFALVSTYLVSYSIFSIQGTVKEMIVSIYAKNLEKIDFSIYKEVPVILKGCAKKEVPQEIYVLATQKLIPFAKSIMFGEACSAVPLFKSK is encoded by the coding sequence ATGGATGAAATTATAAATAAAGTTGCCAATAGTAAGTTAATGGTTTTCGATTTAGAAGACTATTTTCCAAAGGAACAAGTGTTGAGTTTAGATATTTCTCAGTTTTTATTTGAGGGATTTATTCTAAAGGAAAAAGAATTTAGAGATCAATTAAAAAATTTTAATTGGAGTCAATTTAAAAATAAATACGTTGCTATTTATTGTAGTACAGATGCTATTTTACCTGCTTGGGCTTTTGCTTTAGTTTCTACTTATTTAGTTTCTTATTCTATTTTTTCAATTCAAGGTACAGTAAAAGAAATGATTGTCTCTATTTATGCTAAAAATTTAGAAAAAATAGATTTTTCTATTTATAAAGAAGTTCCAGTTATATTAAAAGGTTGTGCTAAAAAAGAAGTACCTCAAGAAATTTATGTTTTGGCTACACAAAAATTAATTCCGTTTGCCAAGAGTATTATGTTTGGCGAAGCGTGTTCTGCTGTTCCCCTTTTTAAAAGTAAATAA
- a CDS encoding SUF system Fe-S cluster assembly protein gives MEEFNDTVNLGESVVKVLKGIYDPEIPVDIYELGLIYDVMINEDNDVKVLMTLTSPNCPVAETLPMEVEEKIKSLDPVNSCEVEITFDPPWTKDLMSEEAKLELGML, from the coding sequence ATGGAAGAATTTAACGATACAGTCAATTTAGGAGAAAGCGTAGTAAAGGTTTTAAAGGGAATATACGATCCAGAAATTCCTGTAGATATTTACGAATTAGGTTTAATTTACGATGTAATGATTAATGAAGACAATGATGTTAAGGTTTTAATGACTCTAACTTCTCCAAATTGTCCTGTTGCTGAAACATTGCCAATGGAAGTGGAAGAAAAAATTAAATCATTAGACCCTGTAAATTCATGTGAAGTTGAAATTACATTCGATCCACCATGGACAAAAGATTTAATGAGTGAAGAAGCGAAGCTTGAATTAGGAATGCTGTAA
- a CDS encoding SufE family protein, which yields MTIQQIQEEIVDEFSMFDDWMQRYEYIIELGKSLPLINEEYKTEENIIKGCQSKVWVQGEEKEGNIVFTADSDAILTKGIIAILIRVFSNQTPQDILDANTDFIDEIGLKEHLSPTRANGLVSMIKKIKMYALAFQAKQ from the coding sequence ATGACGATACAACAAATACAAGAAGAGATAGTAGATGAGTTTTCAATGTTTGATGATTGGATGCAACGATATGAATACATCATTGAACTTGGAAAATCTTTACCTTTAATCAACGAAGAGTATAAAACAGAAGAAAACATTATCAAAGGCTGTCAATCTAAAGTTTGGGTTCAAGGAGAAGAAAAAGAAGGAAATATTGTTTTCACTGCAGATAGTGATGCAATTTTAACAAAAGGTATAATCGCTATTTTAATACGTGTTTTTTCTAATCAAACACCACAAGATATTTTAGATGCAAATACCGACTTTATTGATGAAATTGGTTTAAAAGAACATTTATCGCCAACTCGTGCAAACGGTTTAGTGTCTATGATAAAAAAGATAAAAATGTATGCTTTAGCTTTTCAGGCAAAGCAATAA